One genomic region from Sphingobacterium multivorum encodes:
- the guaB gene encoding IMP dehydrogenase has protein sequence MQLDPQKFVAEGLTYDDVLLIPAYSEILPRDVDTSTSLTKKIKLNIPLVSAAMDTVTGADLAIAIAQAGGIGMLHKNMTIAEQAAEVRKVKRSESGMIQDPVTLLATATVGDAFNIMKEHKIGGIPVVNERGQLVGIVTNRDLRFQKDMSRPINELMTKENLVVAPEGTDLVKAEEILQNEKIEKLPVVNEEGILKGLITFKDIQKYKHYPNAAKDSHGRLLVGAAVGVTPDTLDRVEALVKAGVDVVTIDTAHGHSKGVIDKLKLVKSHFPELQVIVGNIATGAAATALAEAGADAVKVGIGPGSICTTRIIAGVGVPQLYAVYEVAKALKGTGVPLIADGGIKQTGDIAKAIAAGASTIMAGSLFAGVEEAPGETIIYEGRKFKSYRGMGSIEAMEKGSKDRYFQDVEDDIKKLVPEGIVGRVPYKGTLAEVVYQYIGGLRASMGYCGAATIERLQEAQFVRITGAGLRESHPHNISITKEAPNYNSRG, from the coding sequence ATGCAATTAGATCCACAAAAATTCGTAGCAGAAGGTCTCACTTACGACGACGTCTTATTAATTCCAGCTTATTCTGAAATTTTACCCCGTGACGTTGATACGAGCACTTCGCTAACAAAAAAAATCAAATTAAATATTCCATTGGTTTCTGCAGCAATGGATACGGTAACCGGTGCTGATTTGGCGATTGCGATTGCACAAGCTGGCGGTATTGGTATGTTACATAAGAACATGACTATTGCAGAACAAGCTGCTGAAGTACGTAAAGTAAAACGCTCTGAGAGCGGTATGATTCAGGATCCAGTTACGTTATTGGCAACAGCAACGGTGGGTGATGCCTTCAATATTATGAAGGAGCACAAGATTGGTGGAATTCCTGTTGTTAACGAAAGGGGCCAATTGGTCGGTATTGTAACGAATCGTGATCTTCGTTTCCAAAAAGATATGAGCCGTCCCATCAATGAATTGATGACCAAGGAAAATCTTGTGGTTGCTCCTGAAGGAACGGATTTGGTGAAAGCAGAAGAAATTCTTCAAAACGAAAAAATCGAAAAACTTCCAGTAGTCAATGAAGAAGGTATTTTGAAAGGCTTGATTACCTTTAAAGATATACAAAAATATAAGCATTACCCCAATGCGGCCAAAGATAGCCATGGCCGTTTATTGGTGGGTGCTGCAGTAGGCGTTACACCCGATACCCTTGACCGCGTAGAGGCTTTGGTGAAAGCAGGTGTGGATGTGGTTACAATCGATACGGCACATGGGCATTCTAAAGGAGTAATCGATAAGTTGAAATTGGTGAAATCTCATTTCCCTGAGCTGCAGGTAATCGTTGGAAATATTGCGACAGGTGCAGCAGCAACAGCTTTGGCTGAGGCAGGTGCTGATGCTGTAAAAGTAGGTATCGGACCGGGCTCTATCTGTACAACCCGTATTATTGCTGGTGTCGGTGTTCCTCAGCTTTATGCCGTATATGAAGTTGCCAAAGCCCTTAAAGGAACTGGTGTGCCCTTGATCGCAGATGGAGGTATCAAACAGACAGGTGATATTGCAAAAGCAATCGCAGCTGGAGCAAGCACAATTATGGCTGGTTCTTTGTTCGCTGGCGTAGAAGAAGCTCCAGGCGAAACAATTATCTACGAAGGACGTAAGTTTAAATCTTACCGCGGTATGGGTTCGATCGAAGCCATGGAAAAAGGATCTAAAGATCGTTATTTCCAAGACGTAGAAGATGATATCAAAAAATTGGTTCCTGAAGGTATTGTGGGACGTGTTCCATATAAAGGTACATTGGCTGAGGTTGTTTATCAATACATTGGCGGATTACGCGCTTCTATGGGCTACTGTGGTGCTGCTACAATCGAAAGGTTACAGGAAGCACAATTTGTCCGTATTACAGGAGCAGGGCTGAGAGAGTCCCATCCACATAATATTTCCATTACGAAAGAAGCACCAAATTATAACAGCAGAGGCTAG
- the secDF gene encoding protein translocase subunit SecDF, whose translation MQGKGLIKLLVIVVSLACLYSLSFTWVTRKVERDAENFAKGDLAKEKSYLDSMAGEVVYNLGFAKYTYREAKANELALGLDLKGGMNVTMEISLDELIRNLANNPKDEKFNKALEQAVAKSKTSAKTVVALFMEEYKSIGATTPLSTFFSTKDNASLIKPGDSDSKVESFLQKEADNAIQNSYKVLRTRIDKFGVASPNIQIQQGTNRILIELPGVKDESRVRNLLQGSAKLEFYETYTNQEVYPILENIDKTLASTLKAAPAATANAAADTSKKSDDLLSNLTGGKKDAKKDSAAVNLGQKNPLFEVLRPAVYMGENQQMALMPGSMVGIASLKDTAKVNAYLQRPEVKSILPGNLKLLWAVKPEQKTPEQLSLYAIKGSGQDNGAVLTGDVITDATANFDEKNQPVVGMQMNSEGAHQWKKITAKAAQNRDAIAIVLDNVVYSAPSVNGEIPNGSSSISGSFTVEDTKDLSNVLKAGRLPTTAKIVEEAVVGPTLGQAAIDAGVNSAVIGIIVVMIFMIAYYNTAGIVANIAVLLNVFIIMGVLASLNAVLTLPGIAGIVLTMGTAVDANVLIYERIREELGLGKSIRQAVADGYKHALPSILDSQITTFLIGIILFLFGSGPILGFATTLMVGIITSLFTAILVTRVIFEWMLAKDFKIKVSFPWSAKTLHNANFKFVQKRKIFYAVSIVAVLISAASIFTKGFSLGVDFQGGRTYTVRYDKPVDLEAVRTNLDDIFKKTTEVKVFGASNQLRITTTYHIEETSDAADKEVLDKLNQGLSKVDASNKHEILSSQKVGPSIATDIKSRATSSAIFSIIIVAAYILIRFHKWEYSVGAAIATIHDAIILLGLFSILDGIVPFSLDIDQHFVAAILTVIAYSVNDTVVVFDRLREFVSKPNAHNEDLGDVVNHAINSTLSRTIITSLTIVFVLAVLFIFGGEVIRGFSFAILIGVIVGTYSSIILAAPSVYDLRKGKHLAEGNTAKKAEVVRP comes from the coding sequence ATGCAAGGTAAAGGGCTGATTAAACTTTTAGTGATAGTGGTGTCATTAGCGTGTCTATACTCCCTATCATTTACTTGGGTGACCCGCAAAGTGGAGCGAGATGCTGAGAATTTTGCCAAAGGAGACTTGGCAAAAGAGAAGAGCTATCTCGACTCAATGGCAGGTGAAGTAGTGTACAATTTAGGTTTTGCAAAATACACCTATCGGGAAGCCAAAGCAAATGAACTCGCTTTGGGTTTGGATTTGAAAGGTGGTATGAACGTAACCATGGAGATCTCATTAGACGAATTGATCCGCAATTTGGCTAATAACCCTAAAGATGAGAAATTCAACAAAGCGTTGGAACAAGCAGTGGCAAAAAGTAAAACGAGTGCAAAAACAGTCGTTGCTTTATTTATGGAAGAATACAAATCCATCGGTGCGACAACGCCACTTTCAACATTCTTTTCAACAAAAGACAATGCTTCTTTAATTAAACCCGGTGATTCAGACTCAAAAGTTGAATCGTTCCTTCAAAAAGAAGCAGACAATGCCATCCAAAATTCCTACAAAGTACTCCGTACGCGTATCGACAAATTTGGCGTTGCATCTCCAAACATTCAAATTCAACAAGGTACAAACCGTATTTTGATCGAATTACCTGGTGTGAAAGATGAAAGCCGTGTTCGTAACCTATTACAAGGTTCAGCTAAATTGGAATTTTATGAAACCTATACGAATCAGGAAGTTTATCCAATATTAGAAAATATCGACAAAACTTTAGCTTCAACGTTAAAAGCTGCGCCAGCAGCTACGGCAAATGCAGCTGCAGATACAAGCAAAAAATCAGATGATTTATTATCTAACCTAACCGGTGGTAAAAAAGATGCGAAAAAAGATAGTGCTGCTGTAAACCTAGGTCAGAAGAATCCATTATTTGAAGTATTACGCCCAGCAGTTTATATGGGCGAAAATCAACAAATGGCACTTATGCCAGGTTCCATGGTTGGTATTGCTTCATTAAAAGATACGGCAAAAGTAAATGCTTATCTACAACGTCCTGAAGTAAAATCAATTCTTCCAGGAAACTTAAAGCTTTTATGGGCTGTTAAACCGGAGCAAAAAACACCTGAGCAACTATCATTATATGCAATTAAAGGGTCTGGACAAGACAATGGTGCTGTATTGACAGGAGATGTGATCACTGACGCAACAGCTAACTTTGATGAGAAAAATCAACCCGTAGTTGGTATGCAAATGAACAGCGAAGGTGCTCATCAATGGAAGAAAATTACCGCAAAAGCCGCTCAAAACAGAGATGCAATTGCTATCGTTCTTGATAATGTGGTTTATTCGGCTCCTTCTGTAAACGGTGAAATTCCAAATGGTAGCTCATCGATCTCTGGATCTTTTACAGTAGAAGACACTAAAGATTTATCAAACGTATTGAAAGCAGGTCGTCTTCCAACGACTGCTAAAATTGTTGAAGAAGCTGTTGTGGGTCCTACTTTAGGTCAAGCTGCCATCGATGCCGGTGTAAACTCTGCTGTTATCGGTATTATCGTCGTAATGATTTTTATGATCGCTTACTACAATACGGCAGGTATCGTAGCAAACATCGCCGTATTATTAAACGTATTTATCATCATGGGGGTATTGGCATCTTTAAATGCTGTACTCACCTTACCGGGTATCGCGGGTATCGTATTAACAATGGGTACAGCGGTCGATGCGAACGTCTTGATTTATGAACGTATCCGTGAAGAACTGGGCTTAGGAAAATCGATCCGTCAGGCTGTTGCAGATGGTTACAAGCATGCTTTACCTTCCATCCTCGATTCACAGATCACTACCTTTTTAATTGGTATTATCCTCTTCTTATTTGGTAGCGGCCCAATTTTAGGTTTCGCAACAACATTAATGGTGGGTATCATTACTTCATTGTTTACTGCAATCTTAGTTACACGCGTTATCTTTGAATGGATGTTGGCGAAAGATTTCAAAATCAAAGTTTCTTTCCCTTGGTCTGCAAAGACCCTGCATAACGCAAACTTCAAATTCGTTCAGAAACGGAAGATCTTTTATGCGGTTTCTATCGTTGCGGTGTTAATTTCTGCGGCATCAATTTTCACAAAAGGATTCAGTTTAGGTGTGGATTTCCAAGGTGGTCGTACGTATACTGTCCGTTATGATAAACCTGTGGACTTAGAAGCTGTACGTACAAACTTGGATGATATCTTCAAGAAAACGACAGAGGTAAAAGTTTTTGGTGCATCCAATCAATTGCGTATTACAACAACTTACCATATTGAAGAAACTTCGGACGCTGCTGATAAAGAAGTATTGGACAAGTTAAACCAAGGTCTATCGAAAGTAGATGCTTCCAATAAACATGAGATTCTTTCGTCTCAAAAAGTTGGACCAAGTATCGCGACCGACATCAAATCTAGAGCAACAAGTTCCGCAATTTTCTCTATCATCATTGTTGCAGCCTACATCTTAATCCGTTTTCACAAATGGGAATATTCGGTTGGAGCAGCTATTGCAACAATTCACGATGCGATTATTTTATTGGGATTATTCTCTATTTTGGATGGTATCGTACCATTCTCATTGGATATTGACCAACACTTTGTGGCGGCGATATTAACTGTAATTGCCTATTCGGTGAATGATACAGTGGTGGTATTTGACCGTTTACGTGAATTCGTATCGAAACCAAATGCACATAATGAAGATCTTGGCGATGTCGTAAACCATGCGATCAACTCTACTTTAAGTAGAACAATCATCACATCATTGACAATCGTGTTTGTTCTTGCTGTATTGTTTATCTTTGGTGGTGAAGTTATCCGTGGATTCTCATTCGCAATCTTAATCGGTGTTATCGTAGGTACATATTCATCGATTATCTTAGCGGCACCTTCGGTATATGACTTACGTAAAGGAAAACACTTAGCAGAAGGTAATACAGCTAAAAAAGCTGAAGTCGTAAGACCATAA
- a CDS encoding MarR family winged helix-turn-helix transcriptional regulator has product MLNEKFDRYSFILDQTAKKVKQFAQSSFAEKGFDITVDQWTILKALYETDQLSQKELAKRCGKDQPTLTRIVDILLKKNLAERITDETDRRSLYLHLTEEGKLKVASLTPLVTEIRMKAWENLADEDFEAFTRILNTIYNNLNIE; this is encoded by the coding sequence ATGCTAAACGAAAAATTTGACCGCTACTCTTTCATCTTGGACCAAACGGCCAAGAAAGTAAAACAGTTCGCCCAATCTTCTTTTGCGGAGAAAGGATTTGATATTACTGTAGACCAATGGACCATCTTAAAGGCTTTATACGAAACAGATCAACTTTCGCAAAAAGAACTGGCAAAGCGCTGCGGAAAAGACCAGCCCACACTGACACGTATCGTTGATATCCTTCTTAAAAAAAATCTGGCCGAGCGGATCACCGATGAAACGGATCGTCGAAGTCTCTACCTTCATTTGACAGAAGAAGGAAAATTAAAAGTAGCATCGCTCACGCCGCTTGTCACAGAGATTCGCATGAAAGCCTGGGAAAATCTAGCAGACGAAGATTTCGAAGCTTTTACAAGGATTTTGAATACAATATATAACAACTTAAATATAGAATAG
- a CDS encoding NAD(P)/FAD-dependent oxidoreductase, with protein sequence MINTDICIIGAGPVGLFAVFEAGLLKMRCHLIDVLPQVGGQLSEIYPHKPIYDIPGYPSITAQELIDKQLEQIKPFDPTFTLGERVEHITKQEDGSFIVETNDHTMVHTQVIVIAGGLGCFEPRKPEIPNLHLFEGKGVDYMVKDPAKYRDKKIVIAGGGDSALDWTFHLADIAQQVTLIHRSDSFRGAPDSAEKVFKLAQQGKVNLLLSHNLTNIHGNGYLSHVETTNKEKEVIATDADYFIPLYGLTPKLGPIADWGLNIDKNAIAVNTFDYSTNIERIYAIGDINTYPGKLKLILCGYHEAALMCQSAFKFVYPDQKLTFKYTTVNGINTF encoded by the coding sequence ATGATAAATACGGATATCTGTATCATCGGAGCAGGACCTGTTGGCCTATTCGCAGTTTTTGAAGCTGGACTTTTAAAAATGCGTTGCCATTTGATTGATGTACTCCCCCAAGTGGGCGGTCAGCTTTCGGAGATCTACCCCCATAAACCTATCTACGACATTCCCGGTTATCCAAGTATCACTGCGCAGGAATTGATCGATAAACAGCTTGAACAGATTAAACCCTTTGACCCCACATTCACCTTAGGTGAGCGAGTGGAACATATAACAAAACAGGAGGATGGTTCCTTTATCGTAGAAACCAATGATCATACGATGGTCCATACACAGGTCATTGTCATTGCCGGGGGATTAGGTTGCTTTGAACCGCGCAAGCCAGAAATCCCTAATCTTCATCTTTTTGAAGGAAAAGGGGTCGATTATATGGTTAAAGATCCCGCCAAATATCGGGATAAAAAAATCGTCATTGCCGGTGGCGGTGACTCCGCGCTCGACTGGACTTTCCATCTTGCAGATATTGCACAACAGGTCACTTTAATCCACCGAAGTGACTCCTTCAGGGGTGCCCCAGACTCGGCGGAGAAAGTATTCAAATTGGCCCAGCAGGGTAAGGTCAACCTATTATTGTCTCACAATCTGACCAATATCCATGGCAATGGCTATTTGTCCCATGTTGAAACAACAAATAAAGAAAAAGAAGTCATTGCTACAGATGCAGACTATTTTATTCCTTTATATGGACTTACACCGAAGCTTGGTCCGATCGCAGATTGGGGATTAAATATCGATAAAAATGCGATAGCGGTCAATACTTTTGATTACTCGACCAATATCGAGCGGATCTATGCTATTGGGGACATCAACACCTATCCAGGTAAACTGAAACTCATCCTTTGTGGATACCATGAGGCTGCACTAATGTGCCAAAGTGCGTTCAAATTTGTGTATCCAGATCAAAAATTGACATTCAAATACACCACTGTAAACGGTATAAATACTTTCTAG
- a CDS encoding 2Fe-2S iron-sulfur cluster-binding protein codes for MDDNLIQVTVIDRDGAENILEVPTDINLSLMEILKASEYEILATCGGMALCATCHVEVVEGLHTLPQASDQELDMLDTLPDADDQSRLACQLYLQNNNNGMKIKIKGALQ; via the coding sequence ATGGACGATAATTTAATTCAAGTCACTGTTATAGATCGGGATGGGGCCGAAAATATCCTGGAAGTTCCGACCGATATCAATCTTTCACTCATGGAGATTTTAAAGGCATCCGAATATGAAATATTGGCCACTTGCGGTGGTATGGCGCTGTGCGCTACCTGCCATGTCGAAGTTGTCGAAGGCCTGCATACACTTCCCCAAGCGAGTGATCAAGAACTCGACATGCTGGACACGCTTCCGGACGCCGATGATCAAAGTCGACTTGCCTGTCAGCTGTATCTACAGAATAACAACAACGGCATGAAAATCAAGATCAAAGGCGCGCTACAATAG
- a CDS encoding NAD(P)/FAD-dependent oxidoreductase — MPSNSSNRKFPRVIIIGAGFGGIEVAKKLKNKEVEVLLLDRNNFHTFQPLMYQVATGTLSADSISFPVRKMFKGQDNFHFRLADVKSVDNEAKIVRTDVGDFDYDYLIVATGATTNFFGNQQITKYALPMKNIQEALNIRSYVLQNLEEAVRIENPADRKANLNFVIVGGGPTGVELSGAIAEIKNNVLEKDYPELKKSEMSVYLVEGLPKVLANLSEKSSKDSEKYLKDLGVEVLLNVQVTGYDGNSITFADGRSIETKTVIWGAGVAGQYPNGFKKEIIQRGNRIQTDDQCRVIDMPGVYAIGDVSAFITDDLPRGLPGVAPVAQQQGAYVAKHILQTMSNQPTEKFNYFDKGSMATVGRNKAVVDMGKIHFNGFFGWMTWMFVHLMSIYGFRNKLITFVNWSIKFFTKNSGVRLIFHKYDEPTPEEKQAETAQ, encoded by the coding sequence ATGCCAAGCAATAGTTCAAATAGAAAATTCCCAAGAGTAATCATTATTGGTGCTGGATTTGGAGGAATTGAAGTTGCTAAAAAGCTTAAAAATAAGGAAGTTGAAGTTCTGTTGCTGGACAGAAATAACTTTCATACTTTTCAACCATTGATGTACCAAGTTGCCACGGGTACTCTTTCAGCGGACTCCATCTCCTTCCCTGTTCGCAAAATGTTCAAAGGCCAAGACAACTTTCATTTTAGACTTGCTGACGTAAAAAGCGTAGACAATGAAGCTAAGATTGTAAGAACAGATGTTGGTGATTTTGACTACGATTATTTAATTGTTGCGACAGGTGCTACCACGAACTTCTTCGGAAATCAGCAAATCACAAAATATGCTTTGCCGATGAAAAACATACAAGAAGCATTAAATATTCGAAGCTATGTTTTACAGAACCTTGAAGAAGCGGTACGGATAGAAAACCCTGCTGATCGTAAAGCTAATTTGAATTTTGTCATTGTTGGGGGCGGTCCAACAGGTGTAGAACTTTCGGGAGCAATCGCAGAAATCAAAAACAATGTTCTTGAGAAAGATTATCCAGAATTGAAAAAATCTGAGATGTCGGTTTACCTGGTAGAAGGACTTCCAAAAGTATTGGCTAACTTATCTGAAAAATCTTCTAAAGATTCAGAAAAGTACCTCAAAGATTTGGGTGTAGAAGTATTATTGAATGTTCAGGTAACTGGATATGATGGCAATTCAATTACTTTCGCCGATGGCAGAAGCATTGAAACAAAAACTGTTATCTGGGGAGCAGGTGTAGCTGGGCAATATCCGAATGGTTTCAAAAAGGAGATTATCCAACGTGGTAACCGTATACAGACAGATGATCAATGCCGTGTTATTGATATGCCAGGGGTCTATGCTATTGGTGATGTTTCGGCATTTATCACAGATGATCTTCCTCGTGGCTTACCTGGCGTTGCACCGGTAGCGCAACAGCAGGGAGCATATGTTGCAAAACACATTCTCCAAACCATGTCCAATCAACCAACAGAGAAATTCAACTATTTTGATAAAGGATCCATGGCTACGGTAGGTCGTAACAAAGCTGTCGTCGACATGGGAAAAATCCATTTCAATGGATTCTTTGGCTGGATGACATGGATGTTTGTCCACTTGATGTCCATCTATGGATTCAGAAATAAATTGATCACATTCGTCAACTGGTCGATTAAATTTTTCACCAAAAACAGTGGTGTGCGTTTGATCTTCCACAAATATGATGAGCCAACTCCAGAGGAAAAACAAGCAGAAACTGCCCAATAA
- a CDS encoding rod shape-determining protein — translation MGLFNWFTQEVAIDLGTANTLIIHNDKVVVDEPSIVAFDRTTNKVIAIGRQAMQMEGKTHDNIKTVRPLRDGVIADFTAAEHLIRGMVKLVNNGKSWFFPSLRMVVCIPSGITEVEKRAVRDSAEIAGAKEVYLIHEPMAAAVGIGIDVEEPMGNMIIDIGGGTTEIAVIALSGIVCDQSIRVAGDNFDSDIVQYIRRQHNIMIGERTAEKIKIEVGAALPELQEPPADFAVQGRDLMTGVPKQITVSYTEIAHCLDKSISKIEEAILKALEITPPELSADIYQTGIYLTGGGALLRGLDRRIQAKTKLPVHIAEDPLRAVVRGTGIALKNIGRFKFLMQS, via the coding sequence ATGGGCTTATTTAATTGGTTTACGCAAGAAGTTGCGATTGACTTGGGTACTGCAAATACCCTAATAATTCATAATGACAAAGTAGTAGTGGATGAACCTTCTATTGTTGCATTTGACCGCACCACAAACAAAGTGATCGCCATTGGTCGCCAGGCCATGCAAATGGAGGGTAAAACACACGATAATATAAAGACAGTACGTCCTTTACGTGATGGAGTAATCGCTGATTTTACGGCAGCTGAACACTTGATCAGAGGTATGGTCAAATTGGTAAACAATGGTAAGAGCTGGTTTTTCCCTTCCCTACGTATGGTTGTTTGTATTCCTTCCGGTATTACGGAAGTAGAGAAAAGAGCTGTACGCGATTCAGCGGAAATTGCTGGTGCGAAAGAAGTCTACTTAATTCATGAACCCATGGCTGCTGCTGTCGGCATCGGAATTGATGTGGAAGAACCAATGGGTAATATGATTATCGATATCGGTGGTGGTACCACTGAAATTGCTGTCATCGCTTTATCGGGTATTGTGTGTGACCAATCTATTCGTGTTGCAGGTGATAACTTCGACTCAGACATCGTTCAATACATCAGAAGACAACATAATATCATGATCGGTGAACGTACGGCCGAAAAAATCAAAATTGAAGTTGGTGCGGCTCTTCCTGAGTTGCAGGAACCACCAGCAGATTTCGCCGTTCAAGGTCGTGATTTGATGACGGGTGTTCCTAAGCAAATTACTGTTTCTTATACCGAAATAGCGCATTGTCTGGATAAGTCCATATCAAAAATTGAGGAAGCGATCTTAAAAGCACTTGAAATCACTCCACCAGAATTATCAGCGGATATTTATCAAACAGGTATCTATCTTACTGGTGGTGGTGCCTTATTGCGTGGTTTGGACCGTCGTATACAAGCGAAAACTAAACTTCCAGTGCATATTGCTGAAGATCCATTACGTGCTGTTGTAAGAGGAACTGGTATTGCACTTAAAAATATTGGACGATTTAAATTCTTGATGCAATCATAA
- the mreC gene encoding rod shape-determining protein MreC — protein sequence MRNLWLFLRRYNAFFWFILFFGFSLFLVITNNSFQRNSVLNSSNSIIGGLYAKVNSWKSYLHLGETNDALAKENAQLRKDLQAYRSTDSIKIGPVPAIDSSEFGRYEFIIANVINNSIHQKANTITLDKGSKDGIERGMGVIAPNGVVGIVLNVSPNFSTVQSLLHPDTRISVTLGHTEVFGSLVWGNSMDYRAAMVKEIPNHIKVNKGDKVYTSGYSGHFPKGIFVGTVIQTGISSGDAFLDLRLLLSTNFSNLQHVYVVKDLLNKELKTLEESTKDNG from the coding sequence ATGAGAAACCTTTGGTTATTCCTGAGACGATATAATGCATTCTTCTGGTTTATCCTATTTTTTGGATTCTCGTTATTTTTGGTGATCACCAACAATTCTTTCCAACGTAATTCTGTTTTAAATTCTTCAAATAGTATCATCGGAGGTCTGTATGCAAAGGTCAATTCCTGGAAAAGCTACCTGCACCTCGGGGAGACCAACGATGCACTTGCGAAGGAAAATGCACAACTGAGAAAGGACTTACAAGCCTATCGATCAACAGACAGCATCAAGATCGGTCCTGTCCCGGCAATCGATAGCAGTGAGTTTGGGCGTTACGAATTTATTATTGCGAATGTCATCAACAATAGCATTCACCAAAAGGCAAATACGATCACACTCGATAAAGGCAGTAAAGATGGTATAGAGCGAGGTATGGGTGTTATCGCTCCCAACGGAGTAGTTGGTATCGTATTGAATGTCTCCCCCAACTTCTCGACAGTGCAATCCCTATTGCATCCCGATACGCGTATATCCGTAACATTAGGCCACACCGAGGTCTTCGGCTCGTTGGTATGGGGCAATAGCATGGATTACCGCGCGGCAATGGTCAAGGAAATTCCAAACCATATCAAAGTCAACAAAGGAGATAAAGTGTACACCTCAGGATATTCAGGACATTTTCCAAAAGGAATTTTTGTAGGAACGGTCATTCAGACGGGGATTTCTTCAGGAGATGCTTTTTTGGATCTTAGACTATTATTGAGTACCAATTTCTCCAACTTGCAACATGTCTACGTTGTAAAAGACCTGTTAAACAAAGAATTAAAGACACTAGAAGAATCGACAAAGGACAATGGCTAG